ACCTCAGTCATCGTCATAAAAGAGTCCGTTTGTTCTTTGTTTCTATGATGACGAATTCCTCCGAACCTCAAAATTCAGGATTTATGGATCTCACAAGCTCTTCCAAGTGCTAGAGGGGGAGGTCATCTCTTCGAGCTACTTGTTTTCCTTACCACCAATACGTCTTCAGCATCGTCAAGTTGGATAGATCAGGCAAGCTTTGCAAGGAACTGCAGTTTCCGATCTCAAGACTTTCTAGTGATTCCAGTCTGTCAagaccttgaatctcaaccagtTTTGGACAAGCATATATTCCAAAAGCCTTGAGATTTTGAAGGTTCAATAAGTTGGGCAATGTCTGAAGGTTGTAACACCAATAAATCAGCAAGAGTTGTAGGTTCTCCAGTCTTTCAAGCCCGCTGAACTCGGTTGACTCGCAGTAGAACACTCTCAAGCATTGCAACAATGTCAAATGTTCAAGGCCTTTAATAGCAGAAATTCGTTCCTGGAGACTTAGTTCCAATAAATTCTCCAAGTTGGAAAGGTCAACAACTTCAAGAAGATTGCAATTTTGAACTGTAAGTTTCCTCAAACTAGAGGGAAGCTGTCCAATCTGACGCAGGTTCCGGCAGTTGTGAAGTTGAAGTTCTTTCAGATACCCAAGGCAACCCAAATATGAGTTTATGCTGGTGATACGTGGAAGCTCCAGCATACAACATGGGCTGTAAGTATTcgcttttggaaaatatttgacGGAGGTTGAGCTGGGAAAACATAATCCCAGATTCCTTAAATTCACGAGGTTGGAGATCTCCGGAGCTTTTGCTGTGGCTGTTGAGGACAGACACAGACTTAGCAAACTCTGGGGAAGCTTTGGTACATTCTGCATGCGAGTTTGTGTTAATTTCAAAGTCTTCAAGAATGGTAGTCTCACGATATCAGCAGGAATCATCCCTAGCCGCTTGCAATCCTCTCCATAAATCTCCTCAAGTTTCTCCAACATCCCAATTGCCTCAGGTAACTTCTGCATCTGACTTCCATTCATCTTCAATACTTTCAAGCTCTTTATATTGACAATGGCATCTGGCAACTCTGCGATGACTGTTCTTGAGATATCCAACTCAGCTAAAGATTTCAGCATTCCAATCGAGTCAGGAAGTTTTGTTAACTTGGGAGCTCCACAAATTGCCAAGCACTCGAGACTTACGAGTGCTCCGATTGAGCTTGGGACTTTACTAATGGTATCATATCGAACCCCCGAAATATTCTGATCTATGAGCAGCTCAGTCAAAGTTTCCAGTGAGCCTAATTCAACAGGCAGCACTTGGAGACGGTAACATCTTTTCAGATTCAAGTGCTTTAAACGTCTTAAATGACCAATGGATCGATGAATCAATACCAAACTCCTGCAGTCCTCTAGAATTAATATTTCTAAAGACAAATACGCAGAGAGATCAGGAGTTATCCTTAACCTACGGCAATTTGACAGATTAAGGACCTTCAATCTCGTAGCCACCTGTCAAATGATTATGTATATTTAACGAGTTTGATTTACAGTATATTTGCAGGACATAAATAAATATAACCAGCAATTCTATCAAAACAACTTTATTAGTACCATGTGTATATCCATTCTTCTCACACGGCTGTAGTCCCACTATTCCCTTAGTTACCATTCACATGGATATCAAATACGTAATAACTAGATGGTTTCCTTATAAGGTAAATAACGTAACGAATTTACTACCAGTGTAAAGAGTTTTGTACACGTTCACTGTTGAATAAGTGTCATTCATTTTGTGACCTTAGTCGCTGCACATGTTTGAAATTAGACTTATAGATAGTTTTTGTATTTCGGTGAGGTGGTCATACATTACAAAATACGCAGAAGTTAATCGTAATTTAATGTAAATGatacatatttatttattcaaacTAAAATCCGTAACATTATTTACTACTTCACTAAGTAATCTGCTTGATGCTATGTCTTGTTTATTTGTGTAAATTTGCTGCATATTTTCACTCACAAAATAGTCGAATTTAAAATTTCTAACCTATTTCACACGCCATCCAATATTCATAAGTTAGGAATATTATATGCC
This genomic interval from Rhodamnia argentea isolate NSW1041297 chromosome 4, ASM2092103v1, whole genome shotgun sequence contains the following:
- the LOC115731889 gene encoding protein PopC-like: MLKSLAELDISRTVIAELPDAIVNIKSLKVLKMNGSQMQKLPEAIGMLEKLEEIYGEDCKRLGMIPADIVRLPFLKTLKLTQTRMQNVPKLPQSLLSLCLSSTATAKAPEISNLVNLRNLGLCFPSSTSVKYFPKANTYSPCCMLELPRITSINSYLGCLGYLKELQLHNCRNLRQIGQLPSSLRKLTVQNCNLLEVVDLSNLENLQLLLIYLSKTG